The Dioscorea cayenensis subsp. rotundata cultivar TDr96_F1 chromosome 7, TDr96_F1_v2_PseudoChromosome.rev07_lg8_w22 25.fasta, whole genome shotgun sequence genome includes a region encoding these proteins:
- the LOC120265976 gene encoding ABC transporter G family member 6-like has product MSRFVDKLPFFDRRSPMDDAEEIARDGLLVHHHHRPPRPIHNPTLGELLKHVGDAGAGPDESPPHFDVELGGNLSGRPPPFTLTFTDLSYSVKVRKPFWSLTFRRKNRLATDVAGEAQLNLNSGRTKTLLDSISGEAKEGEILAVLGASGSGKSTLIDALANRISRESLKGSVTLNGEPLDGRLLKVISAYVMQDDLLYPMLTVEETLMFAAEFRLPRSLSSSKKKSRVQALIDQLGLRRAAKTIIGDEGHRGVSGGERRRVSIGMDIVHDPIILFLDEPTSGLDSTSAFMVVKVLQRIAQSGSIVIMSVHQPSYRILGLLDRLLFLSRGQTVYSGSPDGLPLFFSEFGRPIPENENRTEFALDLIRELESSNAGTKPLVDFNNSWQNMKIQGTNTVAKNPNPNGYSLKDAISASISRGKLFSGATDNSGAGTTMQTFANPAWVEIGVLTKRSAKNSRRMPELFGMRLGAVLVTGFILATIFWQLDNSPKGVQERLGFFAIGMSTMFYTCADALPVFLQERYIFMRETAYNAYRRSSYVLSNAIVGVPSLLLLSIAFAATTFFAVGLAGGASGFFFFFLIIFASFWAGSGFVTFLSGVVSHVMLGYTVVVAILAYFLLFSGFFINRDRIPDYWIWFHYLSLVKYPYEAVLMNEFDDSTKCFVRGTQMFENTPLGLLPEVIKLNVLKSMSGSLGVNLTAQTCVTTGTDILKQQAVTQLSKWNCLWVTLAWGFFFRVLFYFSLLLGSKNKRR; this is encoded by the coding sequence ATGTCACGATTCGTAGACAAACTCCCGTTTTTTGATCGCCGATCACCGATGGACGACGCCGAGGAAATCGCCCGTGATGGTCTCCTcgtccaccaccaccaccgtcCTCCTCGCCCCATCCACAACCCCACTCTCGGCGAGCTTCTCAAACACGTCGGCGACGCCGGTGCCGGCCCTGACGAGTCTCCTCCTCACTTCGACGTCGAGCTCGGCGGCAACCTCTCCGGCCGTCCACCACCTTTTACTCTCACCTTCACTGATCTCTCCTACAGCGTCAAAGTCCGGAAACCCTTCTGGTCTTTGACTTTTCGCCGGAAAAACCGGCTCGCCACTGACGTCGCCGGAGAAGCTCAGCTTAATCTCAACTCCGGCAGAACAAAAACTCTTCTTGATTCCATCTCCGGCGAGGCTAAAGAAGGTGAGATACTCGCCGTTCTCGGCGCTAGTGGCTCCGGTAAGTCGACCCTCATCGACGCTCTCGCCAACCGTATCTCCCGTGAAAGCTTGAAAGGCAGTGTAACTCTCAACGGAGAACCACTCGACGGTCGTCTTCTCAAAGTCATCTCCGCTTACGTCATGCAAGATGACCTTCTTTACCCCATGCTCACCGTCGAAGAAACCCTAATGTTCGCCGCTGAGTTCCGTCTCCCTCGTTCCCTCTCTTCTTCCAAGAAGAAATCCAGAGTTCAAGCACTCATTGACCAGCTCGGCTTACGTCGAGCCGCCAAAACTATCATCGGAGATGAAGGTCATCGTGGAGTCAGTGGTGGTGAACGCCGCCGTGTCTCCATCGGCATGGACATCGTCCATGACCCTATAATTCTCTTCCTCGATGAACCAACCTCCGGGCTTGACTCCACGTCGGCTTTCATGGTTGTCAAAGTGCTTCAACGTATAGCTCAGTCTGGTAGTATAGTTATCATGTCTGTTCATCAACCGAGTTACCGAATTCTTGGTTTGCTCGACCGTTTGCTCTTCTTGTCTCGTGGTCAGACTGTTTACAGTGGTTCACCGGACGGACTACCTCTCTTCTTCTCCGAGTTTGGTAGACCGATCCCCGAGAACGAGAACCGGACTGAGTTCGCTCTTGATTTGATTCGAGAACTCGAGAGCTCCAACGCCGGCACTAAACCTCTCGTCGACTTTAACAACTCCTGGCAAAACATGAAGATTCAAGGCACTAACACTGTAGCCAAGAACCCAAACCCAAACGGTTATTCACTAAAAGATGCCATCAGTGCAAGCATCTCAAGAGGCAAGTTATTCTCCGGCGCCACTGACAACTCCGGCGCCGGCACCACCATGCAAACATTCGCCAACCCAGCATGGGTTGAGATCGGAGTGCTAACCAAACGCTCAGCTAAGAACAGCCGTCGCATGCCGGAGCTATTCGGGATGCGTCTCGGTGCTGTTCTTGTCACCGGCTTCATCCTCGCCACCATCTTCTGGCAACTCGATAACTCACCGAAAGGCGTTCAAGAACGTCTCGGCTTCTTCGCCATTGGAATGTCCACCATGTTCTACACCTGCGCTGATGCTCTCCCTGTCTTCCTCCAAGAACGCTACATCTTCATGAGAGAAACAGCCTACAATGCTTACCGCCGTTCATCCTACGTCCTCTCCAACGCCATCGTTGGCGTCCCatctctccttctcctctccaTTGCCTTCGCTGCCACAACCTTCTTTGCCGTTGGCCTCGCCGGTGGTGCTTccggcttcttcttcttcttcctaatAATCTTCGCTTCATTCTGGGCCGGCAGTGGGTTTGTCACCTTCCTCTCCGGCGTTGTCTCTCATGTCATGCTTGGCTACACCGTCGTCGTTGCCATTCTTGCTTACTTCCTTCTCTTCAGTGGCTTCTTCATCAACAGAGATAGGATTCCAGATTACTGGATTTGGTTCCATTATTTATCTTTGGTTAAGTATCCATATGAAGCAGTGCTGATGAATGAGTTTGATGATTCAACCAAGTGTTTTGTGAGAGGAACTCAAATGTTTGAAAACACTCCACTTGGGTTGTTGCCAGAGGTGATCAAACTCAATGTTTTGAAGTCCATGAGTGGTTCTCTTGGAGTTAATCTCACTGCTCAGACTTGTGTTACAACTGGTACAGATATACTCAAACAACAAGCAGTGACTCAGTTGAGCAAATGGAATTGTTTGTGGGTTACTCTGGCTTGGGGTTTCTTCTTCAGagttctcttttacttttcactTTTGCTTGGGAGTAAGAACAAGAGGAGATGA
- the LOC120264846 gene encoding LOW QUALITY PROTEIN: calcium-transporting ATPase 1, endoplasmic reticulum-type-like (The sequence of the model RefSeq protein was modified relative to this genomic sequence to represent the inferred CDS: inserted 2 bases in 1 codon), translated as MMGGGRDEGRRSNGEVWEVGFPAWARSVRECEVEFGVSAARGLTSDEAARRREVYGWNELEKHSGPSIWQLVLEQFNDTLVRILLVAAVVSFVLAWYDGDEGGEMGITAFVEPLVIFLILILNAIVGVWQENNAEKALEALKEIQSEHATVKRDGEFIPNLPAKELVPGDIVELRVGDKVPADMRVVQLISSTLRVEQGSLTGESQAVNKTSRKVDAEDTDIQGKECMVFAGTTIVNGTCICLVTQTGMKTEIGKIHSQIQEASLNDDDTPLKKKLNEFGEVLTAIIGVICALVWLINVKYFFTWEIVDGWPRNFKFSFEKCTYYFEIAVALAVAAIPEGLPAVITTCLALGTRKMAQKNALVRKLPSVETLGCTTVICSDKTGTLTTNQMSAVKLVAMGRWTDQIRSFKVDGTTYDPHDGKIHDWPIGSMDANLQMIAKIAAVCNDASVAHSGHNQFVASGMPTEAALMVLVEKMGIPGVSDPSSVASAETLRCCHWWNNIAHRIATLEFDRTRKSMGVIVKSRSGSNSLLVKGAVENLLERSAYVQLLDGSIVLLEDGTRHLILDALKEMSTNALRCLGFAFKDNLSEFATYDGXEGHPAHSLLLDPSNYSAIENELIFVGLVGLRDPPREEVHKAIEDCRAAGIQVMVITGDNKLTAEAICRDIGVFEREEDICLKSFTGRDFMLTPDKKKILRQNGGLLFSRAEPRHKQEIVRLLKEDGEVVAMTGDGVNDAPALKMADIGIAMGIAGTEVAKEASDMVLADDNFSTIVAAVGEGRSIYNNMKAFIRYMISSNIGEVVSIFLTAALGIPEGLIPVQLLWVNLVTDGPPATALGFNPPDGDVMKKPPRRSDDPLISAWILFRYLVIGFYVGLATVGVFIIWYTHGSFLGIDLSGDGHTLISYSQLSNWGQCSSWDGFKVAPFTAGSRVFSFESNPCDYFQTGKVKAMTLSLSVLVAIEMFNSLNALSEDGSLLSMPPWVNPWLLLAMSVSFGLHFLILYVPFLAQVFGIVPLSFNEWLLVLAVAFPVIIIDEILKFIGRCTSSSGLQRRSKKHKD; from the exons ATGATGGGAGGAGGGAGAGATGAGGGGAGGAGAAGCAATGGAGAGGTTTGGGAAGTGGGGTTCCCTGCTTGGGCGAGGAGTGTGCGGGAATGTGAGGTGGAGTTTGGGGTTAGCGCCGCTCGTGGGCTGACCTCGGATGAGGCGGCACGGCGGCGTGAGGTTTATGGTTGGAATGAACTTGAGAAGCATTCTGGGCCATCGATCTGGCAATTGGTTTTGGAGCAGTTCAATGATACGCTTGTGCGGATCCTTCTCGTGGCTGCTGTGGTTTCTTTCGTTTTGGCTTGGTATGATGGGGATGAGGGTGGTGAGATGGGGATTACTGCGTTTGTTGAACCCTTGGTGATCTTTTTGATACTGATTCTGAACGCTATCGTTGGGGTTTGGCAAGAGAATAACGCTGAGAAGGCGTTGGAGGCGCTCAAAGAGATACAATCGGAGCATGCGACGGTGAAGCGGGATGGGGAGTTCATTCCAAATTTGCCTGCGAAGGAGCTTGTTCCGGGGGACATTGTGGAACTTAGGGTTGGGGATAAGGTGCCGGCTGATATGAGAGTTGTTCAATTGATAAGCTCGACCCTGAGGGTTGAACAGGGATCTCTCACTGGAGAAAGCCAGGCGGTGAATAAGACAAGCCGAAAAGTTGATGCTGAAGATACTGATATTCAAGGAAAGGAATGTATGGTCTTTGCTGGCACAACCATTGTTAATGGGACTTGTATCTGCTTGGTTACGCAGACTGGTATGAAAACTGAAATTGGTAAGATTCATTCACAAATTCAAGAGGCTTCTCTGAATGATGATGATACACCGTTGAAAAAGAAGTTGAACGAGTTTGGTGAGGTCCTTACAGCAATAATTGGTGTTATTTGTGCTCTGGTTTGGCTCATCAATGTGAAGTATTTCTTTACTTGGGAGATTGTTGATGGATGGCCAAGGAATTTCAAGTTTTCATTTGAGAAGTGCACCTACTATTTTGAGATTGCTGTGGCTTTGGCTGTTGCTGCTATCCCAGAGGGCTTGCCAGCTGTGATCACCACCTGCTTGGCGCTTGGAACCAGGAAGATGGCACAGAAGAATGCGCTGGTGCGGAAATTGCCCAGTGTCGAGACACTGGGATGCACAACGGTTATCTGTTCTGATAAGACTGGTACATTGACAACAAATCAAATGTCAGCTGTAAAGCTGGTGGCAATGGGTAGGTGGACGGATCAAATTCGGAGTTTTAAAGTGGATGGGACCACATATGATCCTCATGACGGGAAGATACATGATTGGCCTATTGGAAGCATGGATGCAAATTTGCAAATGATTGCGAAGATTGCTGCAGTTTGTAACGATGCTAGTGTTGCACATTCAGGGCATAATCAGTTTGTTGCAAGCGGAATGCCTACCGAGGCAgctttgatg GTTCTGGTTGAGAAAATGGGAATTCCTGGAGTCTCTGATCCTTCATCGGTGGCTTCTGCTGAGACATTAC GTTGCTGCCACTGGTGGAATAATATTGCACATAGGATTGCAACCTTGGAATTTGATCGCACTCGAAAGTCAATGGGAGTCATTGTGAAATCAAGATCCGGAAGCAACTCCCTACTTGTGAAG GGAGCTGTTGAAAATTTGTTGGAAAGAAGCGCCTATGTGCAGTTACTTGATGGCTCTATTGTGTTATTGGAAGACGGGACAAGGCATCTTATCTTAGATGCCCTAAAAGAAATGTCAACAAATGCTTTGCGCTGTTTAGGTTTTGCATTTAAGGATAATCTTTCAGAATTTGCAACATATGATGG TGAAGGTCATCCAGCGCATAGTCTTTTACTCGATCCGTCTAATTACTCAGCTATTGAAAATGAGCTCATCTTTGTCGGCTTGGTTGGGCTGAGG GATCCTCCACGGGAAGAAGTACATAAGGCGATTGAAGATTGTAGAGCAGCTGGCATACAGGTCATGGTGATTACAGGAGATAACAAATTAACAGCAGAAGCCATTTGCCGTGATATAGGTGTTTTTGAACGTGAAGAGGATATTTGCTTGAAGAGTTTCACTGGAAGAGACTTTATGTTGACgccagataaaaagaaaatattgagacAAAACGGTGGACTTCTGTTCTCTAGGGCTGAGCCAAGACATAAACAAGAGATTGTAAGGTTGCTCAAAGAAGATGGTGAAGTTGTTGCAATGACTGGCGATGGAGTTAATGACGCTCCTGCCCTGAAAATGGCTGATATTGGTATTGCAATGGGCATTGCTGGAACTGAG GTTGCCAAGGAAGCATCTGATATGGTGTTAGCAGATGACAATTTCAGTACTATTGTTGCGGCAGTGGGTGAGGGAAGATCAATTTACAACAATATGAAGGCTTTTATAAG aTACATGATATCCTCGAATATTGGTGAAGTTGTGTCTATTTTTCTCACAGCTGCATTAGGTATCCCTGAAGGGCTAATACCTGTGCAACTTTTGTGGGTCAACCTTGTCACAGATGGTCCTCCTGCTACAGCCTTGGGATTTAACCCACCAGATGGAGATGTTATGAAGAAACCTCCGAGAAGAAGTGATGATCCATTGATTAGTGCATGGATCTTATTCCGGTACCTG GTCATTGGGTTCTATGTTGGACTAGCCACTGTTGGTGTCTTCATCATATGGTACACCCATGGCTCCTTCCTGGGGATCGACTTGAGTGGTGATGGCCACACTCTTATTTCCTACTCTCAGCTCTCCAACTGGGGCCAGTGCTCTTCATGGGATGGCTTCAAGGTTGCCCCATTCACTGCCGGATCCCGTGTTTTCTCTTTTGAATCCAACCCTTGTGATTATTTCCAAACGGGCAAAGTGAAAGCCATGACCCTCTCCCTTTCTGTCTTGGTAGCCATTGAGATGTTCAACTCTCTGAATGCTTTGTCAGAAGACGGAAGCCTTCTGAGCATGCCTCCATGGGTCAACCCATGGCTGCTTCTGGCCATGTCCGTCTCGTTTGGGCTGCATTTCTTGATTCTGTACGTGCCTTTCCTCGCTCAGGTCTTCGGTATTGTGCCTCTCAGTTTCAATGAATGGCTCTTGGTGCTAGCTGTTGCTTTCCCTGTGATCATCATTGATGAGATTCTCAAGTTCATCGGTCGTTGCACTAGTTCTTCCGGGCTTCAGAGGCGGTCCAAGAAACACAAGGACTGA
- the LOC120264568 gene encoding uncharacterized protein LOC120264568 has translation MAIVPKALQISNLFPSTLNPNPNPKPSTIRRRSPPSLPPPRAADDDPSDPKDSTTQPTTTTTSTDPDFESRLSQVRLKYRSGTGKKAELRRAKKTGGSATKKKGSVMLPPVPLLDPISGGLRVEIGFTPYGERLHGRLAGLGLAALLLVELGSGQGLLKYHSSPIIFIQVYTVAAATALFVKFEKEKISVWPEKPPESTTAGD, from the coding sequence ATGGCGATCGTTCCCAAAGCTCTCCAGATCTCCAACCTTTTCCCCTCCACTCTCAATCCCAATCCCAATCCCAAACCCTCTACCATTCGTCGTCGGTCCCCACCCTCCCTTCCCCCTCCTCGCGCCGCTGACGACGATCCATCCGATCCCAAAGACTCCACCACTCAACCCACCACGACCACCACCTCCACTGACCCCGATTTCGAATCCCGCCTCTCCCAGGTCCGTCTCAAGTACCGCAGCGGCACCGGCAAGAAGGCCGAGCTACGCCGCGCCAAGAAGACCGGCGGTTCAGCCACCAAGAAGAAGGGTTCCGTGATGCTTCCCCCCGTCCCTCTCCTCGATCCGATCTCCGGTGGCCTCCGCGTCGAGATCGGCTTCACCCCCTACGGCGAGCGCCTCCACGGACGCCTCGCCGGTCTCGGCCTCGCCGCTCTTCTCCTCGTTGAGCTCGGATCTGGCCAGGGTTTGCTCAAGTACCACTCCTCTCCGATCATCTTCATCCAGGTCTACACCGTCGCTGCTGCAACCGCTCTGTTCGTCAAGTTCGAGAAGGAGAAGATCAGCGTCTGGCCGGAGAAGCCACCGGAGTCCACCACCGCCGGCGATTAA
- the LOC120265339 gene encoding LOW QUALITY PROTEIN: protein SIEL (The sequence of the model RefSeq protein was modified relative to this genomic sequence to represent the inferred CDS: deleted 5 bases in 4 codons; substituted 1 base at 1 genomic stop codon), which produces MELLLLHKLERDLALFSGEQSILQSLSTARSLLSNPHSSDATRRTVLDSVIRFLDAHRDRDPTILRHALILLGVPVSFRHPSLPSLLRSFLASGEHIAADALAVLVSVAKNFDGGDGEGGLSFIGSVLDEKLVLSLASTRFVSVRGRLLSVLVLRLDGSRVYSLLRPRVVIQLFLGLAEDLYPSIRRTSIDGLTALCEDEVLSDKITLLECCYNRGVALLEDDDENVRVAAIQLVCECGRVFGAKKVEVDGNERINMIFAQLCSLARDMSMKVRVEAFVALGKIKLVSESVLLQSLSKKVFGAKGGKKILSDSSSIEYKFSLSRAAGAFIHGIEDEFYQVRVAASNSLGMLAVLSVQFADDALNLLVYMLNDDVTIVRLQTLQSLVRMATCRRLKFQEKHMHMFLGLLADNSVLIRPVARKVLQLVKLPTRETFQSTVDALVTNLEAYPEEEEDIFLAVFFLGKNHGKFVSKLVEEFVEKIVPSSAGDLSLDSPQVALFLMLTVSLCFLHKKLTSDVPTAIFSYAITIFGRISRSLQGIIDRDALLAYLFHRCHMRYSFTQLEFKEDELLPLTIERNYSGQQEAWXQTSSALLPISCDESRFGVNLKSKPTESFQLCEELRHSVKLILQRVAETWPLIQSGHVTEVKRALSACREELEMVSSNAYESDTASLVFVSHYVLAICLLAEIWGQLSPRTFGVGKVMLDCTLDKLDACLRRMRYGFPGLCKEEDSHILELMALCCVLRFSKNGICSHHVFKKLQGVISRLELLYEGGSCTMSKFTDQLKKICTEGSLSIVSKPFLVHSLLELFNLDLLPFTGQFEHAKAELQAIGNDSENPLPFISGLPVGITFQIRLFNISDSGRLWLQIAIGELIQYVFLDLCQFGSGKMRECTVNTPFYSTPNASSCLLKACIVMECPYEDTFDARKDQGGPKSEILFLCDKKDVYLVEIKNEEQKNCPHKLK; this is translated from the exons ATGGAGCTCCTTCTCCTTCACAAGCTCGAGCGCGATCTCGCCCTCTTCTCCGGCGAGCAATCCATTCTCCAATCTCTCTCCACTGCTCGATCGCTTCTCTCGAACCCTCACTCATCCGACGCCACTCGCCGCACCGTCCTCGATTCCGTTATCCGGTTCCTTGATGCCCACCGGGACAGAGACCCAACCATCCTTCGTCATGCCCTGATCCTTCTCGGCGTTCCGGTATCCTTCCGTCATCCTTCCCTCCCTTCCCTTCTCCGCTCCTTCCTGGCCTCCGGCGAGCATATCGCCGCTGATGCTCTTGCGGTTCTTGTTTCCGTTGCGAAGAACTTCGATGGAGGTGACGGAGAAGGTGGACTCTCCTTTATTGGGTCGGTGCTGGATGAGAAGCTAGTGCTTTCGCTGGCCTCGACGAGGTTCGTATCAGTTAGAGGACGGTTGCTCTCCGTGTTGGTGCTGAGATTGGATGGAAGTAGGGTTTATAGCTTACTTCGGCCTCGTGTTGTGATCCAGTTGTTTCTTGGACTGGCGGAGGACCTCTATCCGTCAATTCGGCGAACTTCGATCGATGGGTTGACTGCATTGTGTGAAGATGAGGTGCTTAGTGATAAGATTACGTTGTTAGAGTGCTGCTATAACCGTGGGGTGGCCCTTCTTGAGGATGACGATGAAAATGTGAGGGTAGCTGCGATTCAATTG GTTTGTGAGTGTGGGCGTGTTTTTGGAGCAAAAAAAGTTGAAGTGGATGGTAATGAGCGAATCAATATGATTTTTGCACAG CTCTGTTCATTGGCTAGAGATATGAGTATGAAGGTTAGAGTTGAAGCTTTTGTGGCTCTTGGAAAGATAAAGCTGGTTTCTGAGAGTGTGCTCTTACAGTCCTTATCGAAGAAAGTTTTTGGAGCCAAAGGTGGCAAGAAAATTCTTTCTGATAGTTCTTCCATTGAATATAAATTCTCATTATCACGTGCAGCTGGAGCTTTCATCCATGGGATTGAGGATGAATTCTACCAG GTGCGGGTAGCTGCTTCTAATTCATTGGGGATGCTGGCGGTTTTGTCTGTCCAGTTTGCTGATGATGCTCTGAATTTACTGGTGTACATGTTGAATGATGATGTGACAATTGTTCGGCTGCAAACACTACAGTCGTTGGTCCGTATGGCAACATGTAGACGCcttaaatttcaagaaaaacacATGCACATG TTCCTCGGTTTGTTAGCTGATAATAGTGTCCTAATCAGACCTGTTGCAAGAAAAGTTCTCCAACTAGTGAAGCTACCCACACGGGAGACATTTCAGTCCACAGTTGATGCTCTTGTGACAAATTTAGAGGCTTATCCAGAG GAGGAAGAAGATATTTTCCTGGCTGTATTTTTCCTTGGTAAAAACCATGGAAAGTTTGTCTCCAAGTTAGTTGAAGAGTTTGTAGAAAAG ATAGTACCATCTAGTGCGGGGGATCTCAGCTTGGATAGTCCTCAGGTGGCATTGTTCTTAATGCTGACTGTCTCTTTATGTTTTCTGCACAAAAAGCTT ACTAGTGATGTCCCCACTGCAATATTTTCTTATGCGATAACTATATTTGGAAGGATCTCTCGCTCATTGCAAGGGATCATTGACCGAGATGCGCTTTTGGCTTACCTATTTCATCGCTGCCATATGCGTTACTCATTCACACAATTGGAATTTAAAGAGGATGAACTATTACCACTTACTATTGAAAGGAACTATTCCGGACAACAGGAAGCATGGTGA CAAACATCCAGCGCCCTTTTGCCCATTTCTTGTGATGAAAGCAGGTTCGGTGTAAACCTTAAATCAAAGCCCACTGAGTCATTTCAGCTGTGTGAGGAACTGAGGCATTCTGTAAAGCTTATTCTGCAAAGGGTTGCAGAAACATGGCCATTGATACAGTCAGGACATGTGACAGAAGTGAAAAGAGCATTAAG TGCTTGCAGAGAAGAACTTGAAATGGTTTCATCAAATGCCTATGAATCAGACACTGCTTCATTAGTCTTTGTTTCACACTATGTTCTGGCAATCTGTTTGCTCGCTGAAATATGGGGTCAACTATCTCCAAGAACCTTTGGAGTTGGCAAAGTTATGTTGGATTGTACATTGGATAAGTTGGATGCATGTCTAAGGAGAATGAGATATGGGTTTCCAGGGTTATGCAAGGAAGAGGACTCCCATATTTTAGAGCTAATGGCACTTTGTTGTGTTCTCAGATTCTCTAAGAATGGTATATGCTCACatcatgtttttaaaaaattgcaaGGTGTCATTTCCCGTTTGGAACTTCTCTATGAAGGTGGCTCATGTACGATGTCCAAATTTACAGATCAGCTTAAGAAGATCTGTACAGAAGGGAGCCTAAGCATTGTGTCC AAGCCCTTTCTTGTCCATAGTTTACTTGAACTCTTCAACCTTGATTTGTTACCATTCACTGGACAATTTGAACATGCCAAAGCAGAATTGCAGGCCATCGGTAATGATTCTGAAAATCCTTTGCCCTTCATTTCGGGACTGCCTGTTGGTATCACTTTTCAAATCCGTTTGTTCAATATTTCTGACAGTGGTAGATTGTGGCTGCAAATAGCTATTGGTGAGTTAATCCAATATGTATTTCTGGATTTATGCCAATTTGGAAGTGGCAAAATGAGAGAGTGCACTGTT AACACACCATTTTATTCAACTCCTAATGCATCATCCTGTCTACTAAAAGCCTGCATAGTTATGGAATGCCCATATGAAGATACCTTTGATGCGCGGAAAGATCAAGGTGGACCCAAATCTGAGATTTTGTTTCTATGTGACAAGAAGGATGTTTATTtggttgaaataaaaaatgaagagcAGAAGAATTGTCCTCATAAACTAAAATGA